CCGGGCGTCGATGCGGGCCGACTCCCCGGCGGCAGGCAGCCCGTCGACGTAGGCTGCCGGCAGCCAGGGTGCGACGAGTCGCATCGGCACCCGACCCGTCGCCGACGCTCGGGCGCCCTGCCAGGCGGCTTCGGCGCCGGTGAGGTGGATCACCCCGGCGTCGAGCGACGCGTCGAGCCGGCCCACGATGAACGGGGGCAGCGAGCCGAGGCGCACCGACCCGTTCTCCACGTGCACGGCGGCGTCGAGGCCAGGTCGTTCGAGTGTGTCGAGCAGGCCGACCCTGACGTCGAGGGTGCCGGCGAGCGCGACCTCGTCGTCGAGGCCGGCCAGCGAGAGAAGCGACGCGAGGTCGTCCGCCGGGCCGGCGACGGTCAGCGACAGCCGGTCGCCAGGCCGACCGAAACGTCCCGCCGCCACGAGGCGCGTCCGACCGAGTCGTACCGCGAGACCCGGGATCTCGCCCTCCCGATCGGCCCACCGCATCTCGTCGGCTCGTTCGAGCACGAGCGGTGTCGTGCCGATTCGCGCCTCGAGTGTCAGCAGGCGTGCCGTGATCTCCACGTCGGCCGGGGCCGCGAGCGTGCCCGCCGCCGTCGACTCGACGTGCAGACGGCCGAGGACGCGGTCGGTGTCGCGGAGCCGTGGAGGCAGGGGCTTGCGCAGGTCGTCGGTGTCGACACGTGCGTTCAGCGCGAAGTCCCATGGCGAGGCGAGAGCGACCTGCCCGTCGGCGGTCACGTCGAGGTCGTACAACGCGACGTCGAGCCGTGCGGTGCCGGCGTCGAGCTCGACGTCGACGCCCATGCGGCCAATCGAGTACTCGTCGAGTCCCACGCCCGACAGGTCGACGCGGCCCCCTCCGGCAAGGTGCGCCAGCGGTCCCCGCGCGTCCAGACGGAGCTCGTCGATCAGCGCCTCGACGCCGATCGCCTCGGTGTCTGGCGCCACGACGACCGGAGCGATCGCCAGGCGCCGGCCTTCGACGCGAATCTCGACCTCGTTCCCCCGGAGATCGATCGTTCCCGCCGCCGTGAGCGCACCACCGTCCTGGCGCAGGTCGAGGCGATCGAGGAAGACGCGGCCCCCGTCGAGTCGCACGCTCGCCTCACCGCCATCCAGGTGTTGTCCGAAGGCCCTGATGCCGTCGAGGGTGGCGGTGGCGTCGACGGTGGGTCGCGCCCACGTGCCACCAAGACCGACGTCGATCCGGGCGCGGCCAGCGAGCGGCCACGGCCCGTCCGTGCGGCCGGCGAGACGGTTCACCGCGTCGATGTCTGCAGCCATCGCGACGAGGCGTCCCGCGAGCGTCTCGCCCTCGAGTCCGAGCGTGACCTCGCCGCGCGCGGAGACGTCGTCCAGCGTGGCGTCGAGGTCGGTGAATGCCAGCGTCGCGGGGTCGGCGAGCACCGTCGCCGAGAGACGCCCGCCCCGCGCCGCCTCGAGACGCAGGTCTTCGACCTCGAGCCGTGCCGAGACTCGAGGGGCCGACACCGTTCCCGCCAGCGAACCGTCGAGCGCGATCCGCCCGTCGAGGCGGTCCTCGAGGCCTGCGGGCAGCGACACGCCGGCCGATCGCGCGAGGTCCAGCAGGGCGGGGATCCCCGGAACGTCGACCTGCAGGCTGCCCCCGAGCGTGGTGTCGGCGAACGACTCGGCGAGGCGGCCCGACGCCCGGCCGCTGACGACGGCTGCCTCACCCGCACGGTGCGCGTGGTCGAGCGTCCACGCGCCGGCCCACGCCGTGAGTGAGGCCCTGCCGGACAGCGGCACCATGGACGGCGCACCAGCGCCTCGAGCCTCGTGCGTCAGCGTGAGGTCGACAGACGGGAGGCCGCGGTGCCAGGTGGCCTCGACCTGGCCGGCCAGCACGGCGCCGATGCCGGCGTCGATGCCGAGGGCCGACGCCACGTCGTTCACCCGGAGGTCCTGCCACCGGGCCGAGAATGCGCCTCCGGTCGTCTCGCCGAGTCCGACACTCCCCGCGGCCGTGATCTCGCCGCCCGCGAGGCCCACGCGCAGGCGGTCGACACGCAGGGCCTCCGTGGAGACCTCCACGCCGATGTCGAGGTCGATTCGCGCCAGCGTCTCGTATGCGATCTCGGTCGAGGTCGCCGTGAGGCCGACGAGCGGCGAGGTCAGTGGTCCACTGATGGTGCCGTGCCAGTCGATGGGGCCCGAGGGCGCGGGGTCGACGTCGAGCCACCGAGCCAGGGGGCCGGCGCGCAGCGTGCCACCCACCGTGACATCGGCCTCAGGCGAAGCGAAGACGTCGGTGATCCGCCCGTCGACACGGACCGAAGCCATGGCCGGCGAGCGCCCCGAGCGACCCTCCGTCAGCGACGGCGGTGTCGGACGTCGGTCCGATCGGGCGTGCGGCGCAGGGTGTGTGTCGCCTCCGGTGACCTCGAAACGCAGTTCGTCGAGCGACACCGATGCGCCATCGAACTCGACGTACCCCGCGACGTCGTGCACGTGCAGGGCCAGGGTGCCGAACTCGAGCACGACGGGGCCGCCCGTGCTCACGGTGCCTCGCGTCCCGTCCGGTGCCGGGTGGAGGTCGAGGGCGAGGTCGGCAGCCCGGACGTGCACGGCGTCGGGACGGTGGTCGTAGTGGACGGCGAAGCCTCGTACCGAGGCACGACCCACATCGAGCCGCGTCAGGCCACCCTCGCCGTCGCCGCCCGCTGGAAGGTTGTCGCGTCCCTCCTCGTCGACGACGACCGTCAGCGTCGTCTCACGGACATCGACGGACGACAGGGCCAGCCCGCCGAGGAGCACCCGCCAGGACAGCACCACCTCGACCGCAGCGGCCTCGAGAAACGGCGTGTCGGGCGTCTCGGCGGCGGCAAGGCGCACTCCCCTCGCGGCGACGCGTCGCGTCAACAGGTTGTAGTCGAGTCGGTCGACACGAGCGACGAGGCCGGCGTCGCCGAGCGCGCGAACCACACGGGTGGCTACGGCCGACTGGACGGGCGGCAGATGAGCCGCCGCGAACAGGACCGCCACCACGACCAACGCGGCCAGCAGGATCGACCGCCGGCGGGAGGGCGAAGGCACGGGCTCTTCCGATTCTATCAGTCGGTCCGGTCGAGGTCGTGCAGCCGCGAACTCGACGGGGCGAATTCTCGTCAAACTTCAGCACCGGGTGTGTCCACCGAGTGCCTGTCGTCGGGGACGGTTCGTCCCCGGTTGGAGGCGGTCCGTCACAACCTGCTTGCCAGTTCCGTGGGCTCATCACATTCTCGCTCCGATTCGTCCACCCTCTTGCTTCAGCTGCCGCAGTCGCCGAGGGGACGTGGGATGTCGATGTTCGACGAACAGGTCGACGCGCTGCCGGCGCCACGGGATTCGGGCTCCGAGGCCTTGAGGCCGCTCGTGCTCCGGGCGCTGCTGTTTCTCGCGGGCCTCACCGTGCTCAGCGTGTTCACCGCGGTGCACATGTACTTCTTCTACCGGCAGCGCGATCCCATCGACTGGCTCGAGGCGTTCCTGTCCGGCTTCGCGACGTGGTACCCGTGGGTGCTGCTCGGTCCGGGAGTGTTCTTTCTCGGGCGGCGGGTTCCGTTCGAGCCCGGGCGCTGGCGCCTTGCGGTACTGGTCCACCTGCCGGCCGCTCTGGTCTTCGGCGTGCTCCATGGAGGCCTGCGCGCCGCGGCTGGTCCCTTCGTCGACACTCAGCCCATCCCCGCCGGCCGGATCATCCTCGGGCAGCTTCTCCTCACGGCGCTCTCGTACTGGGTCCTCCTGGCCACCCACCAGGCGTGGATGTACTACCGCCGGTACCGCGCTCGCGAGCTGAGGACGTCCCAGCTCGAGTCGAAGCTGGCCCAGGCCCAGCTCGAGGTCCTCCGGATGCAGCTGCATCCGCACTTTCTCTTCAACACGCTCCACGCCGTCTCGGCCCTCGTCCATCGCGATCCGGACGCCGCCGACGAGATGATCTCGCAGCTGTCCGACCTGCTCCGCATGACGCTCGACAACTTCGGCGTCCAGGAGGTGTCCCTGCGTGAGGAGCTCGAGTTCATCGAGAAGTACCTCGACATCCAGCAGACGCGCTTCCGCGATCGCCTGCGCGTCGTGATGGACGTGCCCGCCGAGACACTCGACGCACGCGTGCCGAACCAGGCCCTTCAGCCGATCGTCGAGAACGCGATCAAGCACGGCGTGGCCGCCAGGACGGGTGAGGGCCAGATCGAGATTCGCGCTCGAGGCGGACGGTCGATGCTTCGGCTCACGGTGCGCGACGACGGGCCGGGGCTCCCGGCCACCGTCAACGGCCGGTCCGTGGGCATCGGGCTGGCGAACATCCGGGCTCGCCTGAAGCAGCTGTACGGGCCGCTTGCCACGCTCGATCTCGCCAACCATCCGAGGGGCGGCACCCTGGTGACGCTGCTCGTTCCGCAACCGTCGCCGTGTCCTCCGGGAGCGGCGCGTGGAGAGGCCGCATGACCATCCGAACGTGTATCGTCGACGACGAGCCGCTCGCCCGCGAACGGCTCCGCACCCTGCTGGCGCAGGAGTCGGACATCGAAGTCATCGCCGAATGCGCCGATGGCGGCGAGGCCATCCGCGCGATCAGGGAGCAGAGGCCCGACCTGGTGTTTCTCGACGTCCAGATGCCCGTCGTCGACGGCTTCGGCGTGCTGGAGTCGCTCGAGGGCGACGCGCCGCCCGTCGTGGTGTTCGTGACGGCCTACGACCAGTACGCGCTGCAGGCATTCGACGTGCACGCCCTCGACTACCTGCTCAAGCCTTTCAACGGGCGTCGATTCAGGCGAGCCGTGCAACGGGCGCGCTTCGAGCTCCTCAAGGACGGACAGGCGGCCGGCGGCGTGAGCCAGCGGCTGCTGTCGCTGCTCGAGACGTTGCGCCAGGACAAGAAGCCGCAGGAACGGCTGGTGCTCAAGACCGCTGGCCGCGTCACCTTTCTCAAGGTCGACGAGATCGACTGGATCGAAGCGGAGGGCAACTACGTCCGGCTCCACGTCGGGGCGCATTCCCACCTGCTGCGCGAGACGATGAAGGGCATCGAGACGAAGCTCGACCCCGAGCGGTTCATCCGCATCCACCGATCGACCATCGTGAACACGGATCGCATCAAGGAGCTCCAGCCGCTGTTCCATGGCGAGTACGCCGTGACGCTGCAGGACGGAACCCGTCTGACGGCGAGCCGAGGGCCCGAGAACAAGCTCCGGAGGATGATCGACACCCGGCTCTGAGGCCGATTTCCCTTCGACGCGGTTTTCTGTTTGAATTGGGCCGCTGGACTGTCGATGCGGCCCTGCCCGCGCGCCACGGGCGCGCTCGTCGTCGTGCTCGCGGTGGGTGCCGGTTCCGGGGCACTGGCCCAGGTGCCCTCGCGATCGGCACGCGTGGTCGACTACCGCATCGAGGCCAGTCTCGACCCATCGGCCCACCGGGTCGACGGGCGGCAGCGCCTGACGTGGCGCAACCCGTCATCGACCGACACCGTCGGCGAAGTCTGGTTCCACCTCTACCTCAACGCGTTCAGGAACTCGCAGAGCACCTTCCTGCGCGAGCGCCCGGCGCTGCGCGCATCGATGGCCGGTACCGACGACGCGTGGGGCAGCATCGTGCTGACGTCGTTCCGGCTCGCAGGCGGGGCCGACCTGACGAACGCCGTGAGGTTCGCCGACCCACGTGGCATCAACCCCGACGATCGCACGCTCGTCAGGGTGCCCCTGCCACGTCCCGTGCCCCCGCGGGGCACGGCCGTCTTCGAGATCGACTTCGTGGCACGGCTGCCGAAGGTGGTCGAACGCACGGGACACGCGGGTGACTTCCACATGGTCGCGCAGTGGTTCCCGAAGATCGCCGTGTACGAACCGGCGGGGCGGCGCGGCCGGACCGACGGCGGGTGGAACGCCCACCAGTTCCACGCCAATGCCGAGTTCTACTCGGACTTCGGCCGGTACGAGGTCGCGCTGACCGTGCCCTCCCGCTTCACGGTCGGCGCCACCGGCGTGCGGACCGCGCGGGTCGACCACGGCGACGGCACGGTGACCTCGACCTACGTCCAGGAGGACGTGCACGATTTCGCGTGGACGGCCGACCCGAACCTCGTCGAACTGCGCGAGACGTTCTCCGCAACCGCCGACGTGTCGCCGGCGGAGTACGAAGAGACCGCCGCGCTCCTCGGGCGGTCGGTCGAGGAGCTGCGCCTGTCGGACGTCGAGATCATCCTGCTCGTCCAGCCGCTGCACCGGCGGCAGGCGAACCGGTACTTCGCCGCAGCGAAGCTCGCGCTGAAGTGGTTCGGCCTGTGGTACGGCCGCTACCCGTACCGCACGCTGACCATCGTCGACCCTCCGCGTCGAGGCGCCGGTGCGGCTGGCATGGAATACCCGACCCTGGTCACTGGCGGCACCCTCCAGGCCGTCGGCTACTGGCCGCTCTCTGGCCTGCGCATGCCGGAGGTGGTGACCGTGCACGAGGTCGGCCACCAGTTCTGGCAGGGACTCGTCGCCAATCACGAGGGAGAGGAGGCGTGGCTCGACGAGGGGCTGACGAGCTACGTCACGGGCAAGGCCCTGGAGCGGGCGTTCGGCCGCGATGCGACGTACGTCGACCTGCCGGGGTTGCGCGCCGGCGTCGCCGACCTGGCCCGGATGGGCAACACCCCCTGGCGGCGTTTCGCGCGAATCCGCCAGCCGTCCTGGTCGTACGACGCCGGGTACGGCTTCTATTCGTACCAGAAGCCCGAGCTGGCCTTGCGGACGCTCGAGTACCTGCTCGGCTCCGAGACGATGGCGCGCGTGATGCGCGCGTATCACGAGCGCTGGCGTTTCGGGCATCCGTCGGGTGACGACTTCCTGGCCGTCGTGCGCGAGGTCGCCGGCGGCGATCTCGACGGGTTCTTCTCGCAGGTCTTCGACGGATACGGCGTGCTCGACTACGAGGTCGCCGCTGTGTCGACCGAACGCGTCGCGCCAGCGCACGGCCTATTTGACGACGGCCGCCTCGTGTCGAGACGCGCGGCGCAGCAGGAGGCTGACCGCCGGCCTTTGTACGAGAGCACCGTGGTCGTGCGGCGGCTCGGCGAGGTCATCGTCCCGACGCACATTGCGCTGAAGTTCGAAGGCCGCGAGCCCGAACGGCTCGCATGGGACGGTCAGGCGCCGCGGAAGCGCTTCACGTTCACCCGTCCGGAGCGCCTCGAATGGGCCGACGTCGACCCCGACCGCGGCCTGTGGCTCGACGTCAACTGGCTGAACAACGCCCGCCGGGTCGAGCCAGATCGACGGGCGCCGACGATCTGGACCGCCCGCTGGATGCTGCTGATGCAGTACGTGTTCACGTGGCTGGGGTTGTGAGCCGGGTCATGCCGAGGACACCCACCGTCGCGAAGTCGCTGAGCTACGGCGTGCGGACCGCGGCGGCCGCGCCCGGTCTCGTTCTCGTCCTCTGGTGCTGGAGTCTGGTGCTGGGTCTCGCGGCCACGGCGCCGGTGGCACCGTGGTGGCACCGAACGATCGCCTGGCTGCCCGAGACCGACCGGCTCACCGACGACATACCCTGGCGTGTTCTGGCGGAACTGGTGAACTACGATCGCACGCCGATCGGCCTCATCGTGATTGGCGCGATGGCCGGCCTCGCGCTGGTCGCCATCGTCGGGAACTCCTTCCTGGTCGGTGGCGCGATCGCGGTGCTCATCGGCGCGCGGCAGCGTCTGGAGGAGAAGGGCCGCAGCCCCGATGCGCCCGAGGGCGGCCCGTCGGGCGAGCGGCCAGGCGCCACGCCGGTGGAGGGCGAGCCGATGTCGGCTTCCGGCGAGGCACCGGAGCCGCCACGGCCCATCGTCGTGCCCCTGCTCGAGGACGACAGCCCGCTGATGCACCGGTTCGGTCGCGGCGCGGGCCGTTTCTTCGTGCGGAATCTCCGTCTGCTGCTGCTGCACCTCGTCGCGGCCGGGGCCATCGTCGTGGCCGTGGCAGCCGTCGGCGTGGGCATCACGTGGCCGTGGCGCCATTCGGTGCACGCGATCCCGGCGCTGCTGGCCGTCGCGGTGCCTGGCGTGCTGGCGCTGCTCGGCCTGGCCTTCTTCTCGATCGTGCTCGACTACGCTCGAATCCGGCTCGTCGCCGGCGATGGGCGATTGATGGTGTCGGTCTGGCTCGGCGCCTTGCGCTTCGTCGTTCGTCGCTTCGGAGGAGCGCTCGGTGTCTGGGTCTCGCTCACGGCGGTGATCGTCCTGGCCACGCTGCTCTTCGGGGCGTATCGCCAGTTCGTGCCCGCGGCGACGTGGACGCAGATCGTGCTGCTGGTCGTCGCACAACAGGCGTTCATGATCGTCCGGAGCGGTTTGCGGATCGCGTTGCTCTCGGCGGAGATCGACTACTACACGCACCGCGGCCGGTGGTGAGGCCCACGCGCGGCGCGGGCGGTCACGCCCTGGCGTCACCGCTGGCATCCTCCTCCAGGGCCGTGAGCCATCTGTGTGTCTCGTCCAGCAGGTCGGCGAGGGCCTCCTGCTCGCGCCTGATCCGCGCTGCGGCACGGGGCCCGATGCGTCGTCTCAGGAAGTAGCTGCGGGCGGCTGCCGCGACCTCGGTCTCGCGTTCGATGGCGAGCAGCGAGCCCACCGCCAGGACCGGAAGGCCGATGGCGACCGCGATGGCCGCCGGCCCCCCGAGCAGCAACGAGATCGTGGTGACGATCAGGCTGAGCCAGGCGCCGTACGTGGCGACGCCGGCGCCGATTTTCCACGTTGCCCGCATGTCGAGGGAGATACCTTCTCGTCCCGCGATGGCGTGAACGGCCGAATACGGCACCGCGAAGACCGCGAGACCGAGCGC
The Acidobacteriota bacterium DNA segment above includes these coding regions:
- a CDS encoding histidine kinase yields the protein MFDEQVDALPAPRDSGSEALRPLVLRALLFLAGLTVLSVFTAVHMYFFYRQRDPIDWLEAFLSGFATWYPWVLLGPGVFFLGRRVPFEPGRWRLAVLVHLPAALVFGVLHGGLRAAAGPFVDTQPIPAGRIILGQLLLTALSYWVLLATHQAWMYYRRYRARELRTSQLESKLAQAQLEVLRMQLHPHFLFNTLHAVSALVHRDPDAADEMISQLSDLLRMTLDNFGVQEVSLREELEFIEKYLDIQQTRFRDRLRVVMDVPAETLDARVPNQALQPIVENAIKHGVAARTGEGQIEIRARGGRSMLRLTVRDDGPGLPATVNGRSVGIGLANIRARLKQLYGPLATLDLANHPRGGTLVTLLVPQPSPCPPGAARGEAA
- a CDS encoding LytTR family DNA-binding domain-containing protein, translated to MTIRTCIVDDEPLARERLRTLLAQESDIEVIAECADGGEAIRAIREQRPDLVFLDVQMPVVDGFGVLESLEGDAPPVVVFVTAYDQYALQAFDVHALDYLLKPFNGRRFRRAVQRARFELLKDGQAAGGVSQRLLSLLETLRQDKKPQERLVLKTAGRVTFLKVDEIDWIEAEGNYVRLHVGAHSHLLRETMKGIETKLDPERFIRIHRSTIVNTDRIKELQPLFHGEYAVTLQDGTRLTASRGPENKLRRMIDTRL
- a CDS encoding M1 family metallopeptidase encodes the protein MRPCPRATGALVVVLAVGAGSGALAQVPSRSARVVDYRIEASLDPSAHRVDGRQRLTWRNPSSTDTVGEVWFHLYLNAFRNSQSTFLRERPALRASMAGTDDAWGSIVLTSFRLAGGADLTNAVRFADPRGINPDDRTLVRVPLPRPVPPRGTAVFEIDFVARLPKVVERTGHAGDFHMVAQWFPKIAVYEPAGRRGRTDGGWNAHQFHANAEFYSDFGRYEVALTVPSRFTVGATGVRTARVDHGDGTVTSTYVQEDVHDFAWTADPNLVELRETFSATADVSPAEYEETAALLGRSVEELRLSDVEIILLVQPLHRRQANRYFAAAKLALKWFGLWYGRYPYRTLTIVDPPRRGAGAAGMEYPTLVTGGTLQAVGYWPLSGLRMPEVVTVHEVGHQFWQGLVANHEGEEAWLDEGLTSYVTGKALERAFGRDATYVDLPGLRAGVADLARMGNTPWRRFARIRQPSWSYDAGYGFYSYQKPELALRTLEYLLGSETMARVMRAYHERWRFGHPSGDDFLAVVREVAGGDLDGFFSQVFDGYGVLDYEVAAVSTERVAPAHGLFDDGRLVSRRAAQQEADRRPLYESTVVVRRLGEVIVPTHIALKFEGREPERLAWDGQAPRKRFTFTRPERLEWADVDPDRGLWLDVNWLNNARRVEPDRRAPTIWTARWMLLMQYVFTWLGL